The following proteins come from a genomic window of Nitrososphaerota archaeon:
- a CDS encoding DUF134 domain-containing protein, whose product MFHRRWCKRYRHGKVGRAPKPIIIASIPSIEKIKPIPEKNLEAIYIELAEIEALRLIDLEKLSLEEAGLKMGISRNTVWRLVENAREKLIKAIIEGREIIIKKEE is encoded by the coding sequence ATGTTTCATAGGCGTTGGTGTAAAAGATATAGACATGGAAAAGTTGGAAGAGCGCCAAAACCTATTATAATAGCTTCTATTCCTAGTATTGAAAAGATTAAACCGATTCCAGAAAAGAATTTAGAAGCTATTTATATAGAATTAGCTGAAATCGAAGCTTTAAGGCTTATAGATTTGGAAAAATTATCTCTTGAAGAAGCTGGCTTAAAAATGGGGATTTCAAGAAATACTGTTTGGAGACTTGTTGAAAATGCAAGAGAAAAATTGATAAAAGCAATAATTGAAGGTAGAGAGATTATAATAAAAAAAGAGGAATAA
- a CDS encoding zinc ribbon domain-containing protein, whose amino-acid sequence MKSHQFQEIKKWQLQENHGISVKYNELFQRINKRIQRQNKDWIEKISKKLIDIALESIEKYNCDIAIISFEDLKNYEAGNNSKKTNKKSAEWLRKIIKRTFEKSLWNYSMKVLTYLPTYNKNQRSIKQILVDSYKTSRICSRCGSYGKIKGKEFFCSKCGLINNKHINASKNIAKRTIEILRKI is encoded by the coding sequence ATGAAATCTCATCAATTTCAAGAAATTAAAAAATGGCAATTGCAAGAAAATCATGGAATTTCAGTAAAATACAATGAATTATTCCAAAGAATAAACAAAAGAATTCAAAGACAAAATAAAGATTGGATTGAGAAAATTTCTAAGAAGCTTATTGATATTGCATTAGAAAGCATTGAGAAATATAATTGCGATATAGCAATAATTTCATTTGAAGATTTAAAAAACTATGAAGCTGGAAATAATAGCAAGAAAACAAATAAAAAGAGTGCAGAATGGCTTAGAAAAATAATAAAAAGAACATTTGAAAAGAGTCTGTGGAATTATTCTATGAAAGTATTAACATATTTGCCAACATACAATAAAAATCAAAGAAGTATTAAGCAAATATTAGTAGATTCTTATAAAACTTCAAGAATATGCAGTAGATGTGGAAGCTATGGAAAAATAAAAGGAAAAGAATTCTTTTGTAGCAAATGCGGATTGATAAACAATAAACATATAAATGCTTCTAAGAATATTGCAAAAAGAACTATTGAAATTCTTAGAAAAATATAA
- a CDS encoding NifB/NifX family molybdenum-iron cluster-binding protein, which yields MIIEIEGNNIKNIGVIQNPAKNLNHDRGSIVAKYLANMKVNMVISGEIGPGASIILDQLKIEKVIVKPGQKVIDVLKEKALIK from the coding sequence ATAATTATAGAAATTGAAGGCAATAATATTAAGAATATTGGAGTAATACAAAATCCTGCTAAAAATCTAAATCATGATAGAGGGTCGATAGTAGCTAAATATTTAGCAAATATGAAAGTAAACATGGTAATTTCAGGAGAAATAGGTCCAGGTGCTTCAATAATACTTGATCAACTTAAAATAGAAAAAGTAATAGTTAAACCTGGTCAAAAAGTTATAGATGTATTAAAAGAAAAAGCTTTAATAAAATAA
- a CDS encoding exosome complex RNA-binding protein Csl4 has protein sequence MKKIEKRIVVPGEKIGVIEEFIGKNGTYINEYEIISNNLGLLNVDYKSKIVKVEPLNKIETIEKSSYVLCEVKEVQNSLIFVDILSVNKRPLKHPMTGIILPLKIKKGKKEEKKSLLSIGDIAIAKVIDNSYGIITLSIKDKECGALLCFCEFCASPLKLNKNLYCKKCKIKQDRKIMKKYYNNFKQILEWFRLK, from the coding sequence ATGAAGAAAATAGAAAAAAGAATCGTAGTTCCAGGAGAGAAAATAGGTGTAATCGAAGAATTTATAGGAAAAAATGGAACATATATTAATGAATATGAAATAATTTCAAACAATTTAGGATTATTAAATGTAGATTATAAATCAAAAATAGTAAAAGTAGAACCTTTAAATAAAATAGAAACTATAGAGAAAAGTTCTTATGTTTTATGTGAAGTAAAAGAAGTGCAAAATAGTTTAATATTTGTAGATATACTTTCAGTTAATAAAAGACCTTTAAAACATCCTATGACAGGAATAATTTTACCACTTAAAATAAAAAAAGGAAAGAAAGAGGAGAAAAAATCATTATTAAGTATTGGAGATATAGCAATTGCAAAAGTTATAGATAATTCTTATGGAATTATAACTCTTTCAATAAAAGATAAAGAGTGTGGAGCTTTATTATGTTTTTGCGAATTTTGTGCTTCTCCACTTAAACTTAATAAGAACCTCTATTGTAAAAAATGTAAAATAAAACAGGATAGAAAAATAATGAAAAAATATTATAATAACTTTAAACAAATTTTAGAATGGTTTAGGTTGAAATAA
- a CDS encoding type II toxin-antitoxin system VapC family toxin: MKNLLFDASSLIYSLKKRNLKQLYNNYIQFLTIYEVINAIWRESYLNKAITIEEARELMSIFNEVIELMKMIDPHECEKEILEIAWKLGITAYDASYIVLAKKHNLILVSEDEKLKRKVGKIIKIVSLKELS, translated from the coding sequence ATGAAAAACCTACTTTTTGATGCTTCTTCATTAATATATTCATTGAAAAAAAGAAATTTAAAACAGCTTTATAATAATTATATTCAATTTTTAACAATTTATGAAGTAATAAATGCTATATGGAGAGAAAGTTACTTAAATAAAGCAATAACTATTGAAGAAGCAAGAGAGCTTATGAGTATATTTAATGAAGTTATAGAACTTATGAAGATGATTGATCCTCATGAGTGTGAGAAAGAAATACTAGAAATCGCATGGAAATTAGGAATAACTGCTTATGATGCATCATATATAGTGCTTGCAAAAAAGCATAACTTAATATTGGTAAGCGAAGATGAAAAATTAAAAAGAAAAGTTGGTAAAATTATAAAAATTGTTAGCTTAAAAGAATTATCTTAG
- the dph2 gene encoding diphthamide biosynthesis enzyme Dph2, whose translation MNYVINEENRIRKIIEKIREINPSKILIQSPAGLKNFAIKVSDELNNIGIPTIISANPCYGGCDVAFNEAKNINANLILHIGHSKFLSKHEVRTLYYEYHYKDFKPLENTLRKAIPLINGRNIGIAVTIQWIEMLKKTINFLKEYGINGIIGKKCGLAQYNGQIIGCDYSTAKIIEKNIDSYIVIGSIFHALGLKLITEKNVIAIEPFIGKTLDMGDLAKKVLTQRYMKIQEFKKAKKIGILICLKPGQKNIKMAEKLKEIIKKNNKESSLITINEIENTRLEEMNFDAYINTCCPRVSIDDQSMFKKPLLLPSELLIALNYLEWEKTIYSLNYLHPFKSEEK comes from the coding sequence ATGAATTATGTTATAAATGAAGAAAATAGGATAAGAAAAATAATAGAAAAAATTAGAGAAATTAATCCTTCAAAAATTCTCATACAATCTCCAGCAGGATTAAAAAATTTTGCTATAAAAGTAAGCGATGAATTAAATAATATAGGAATTCCTACAATTATTTCTGCTAACCCGTGCTATGGAGGATGTGATGTAGCATTTAATGAGGCAAAAAATATTAATGCAAACCTTATTCTTCATATAGGACATTCAAAATTTTTATCAAAACATGAAGTACGTACTTTATATTATGAATATCATTATAAAGATTTTAAACCTTTAGAAAATACTTTAAGAAAAGCTATTCCATTAATAAATGGAAGAAACATAGGAATAGCGGTTACAATTCAATGGATTGAAATGCTTAAAAAAACTATTAATTTTTTAAAAGAATATGGAATAAATGGTATTATTGGAAAAAAATGTGGACTAGCGCAATACAATGGTCAAATAATTGGATGCGATTATTCTACTGCAAAAATTATTGAGAAAAATATTGATTCTTATATTGTTATAGGAAGTATTTTCCATGCTTTAGGATTAAAGCTTATTACAGAAAAAAATGTAATTGCAATAGAACCATTCATTGGAAAAACTTTAGATATGGGAGATTTAGCAAAAAAAGTACTTACACAAAGATATATGAAAATTCAGGAATTTAAAAAAGCTAAAAAAATTGGAATATTAATATGCTTAAAACCCGGACAAAAAAATATAAAAATGGCTGAAAAATTAAAAGAAATTATTAAAAAAAATAATAAAGAATCAAGTTTAATTACAATAAATGAAATTGAAAATACTCGTTTAGAAGAAATGAATTTTGATGCATATATAAATACTTGTTGTCCAAGAGTAAGTATAGATGATCAATCTATGTTTAAGAAACCATTATTATTACCTAGTGAATTACTTATTGCATTAAATTATTTAGAATGGGAAAAAACAATATATTCATTGAATTATTTGCATCCATTTAAAAGTGAAGAAAAATGA
- a CDS encoding Lrp/AsnC ligand binding domain-containing protein codes for MPIAFVLINTEIGAEEEVLAELKKVSEVKEAYMVYGVYDIIARIQAESMEKLKEIVSWKIRRLDKVRSTLTMLVIES; via the coding sequence TTGCCTATAGCATTTGTATTAATAAATACTGAAATAGGTGCTGAAGAAGAAGTTTTAGCAGAATTGAAAAAAGTAAGTGAAGTGAAAGAAGCATATATGGTTTATGGAGTTTATGATATAATTGCTAGAATTCAAGCAGAGAGTATGGAAAAACTTAAAGAAATAGTTTCATGGAAAATAAGAAGATTAGATAAAGTAAGATCAACCCTTACTATGCTAGTAATAGAATCGTAA
- a CDS encoding FprA family A-type flavoprotein has protein sequence MITLPKGTTYNAYLIIGKDKKALIDTVNPGFEIELEEKIKQIIDPKDLDYVIMNHAEPDHAGSIPHIMNLSNKAKLIVTKRGAKMAQIFYKVPEERIVIVTDGNTIDLGDKTLKFIEAPMLHWPETMFTYLQENGILFPCDFFGSHIAGGLYDEEVEDVLSLAQKYFGEIMMPFRIMVKNGLEKIKNLKINIIAPSHGPIYKNPERIINAYYKWANGETKNKAVIIYVTMWGSTESIVKLIVETLASEGIEVALHNLLIADIGEIAKDLVDSRAIILGAPAVLGGAHPLAIYAAYLIRVLQPSAKFCAIFSSYGWGGGAIRNLKEIISPLKIEIIDTLEINGPLSKNDEMKIIELSKKIAEKIKM, from the coding sequence TTGATTACTCTTCCAAAAGGTACTACTTATAATGCTTATTTAATAATAGGTAAAGATAAAAAAGCATTAATAGATACTGTAAATCCAGGATTTGAAATAGAGCTTGAAGAGAAAATTAAGCAAATAATAGACCCTAAAGATTTAGATTATGTGATAATGAATCATGCTGAACCTGATCATGCAGGCTCTATTCCTCATATTATGAATTTGAGTAATAAAGCTAAACTTATTGTAACTAAAAGAGGTGCAAAAATGGCACAAATATTCTATAAAGTTCCTGAAGAAAGAATTGTGATTGTTACAGATGGAAATACTATTGATTTAGGTGATAAAACATTAAAATTTATTGAAGCGCCAATGCTTCATTGGCCTGAAACAATGTTTACTTATCTTCAAGAAAATGGGATACTTTTTCCATGCGATTTTTTTGGCTCTCACATAGCTGGTGGTCTTTATGATGAAGAAGTAGAAGATGTGCTATCTTTAGCACAAAAATATTTTGGAGAAATAATGATGCCATTTAGAATTATGGTTAAAAATGGTTTAGAGAAGATAAAAAATTTAAAAATAAATATCATAGCTCCAAGCCATGGTCCAATATACAAAAATCCAGAGAGAATTATAAATGCTTATTATAAATGGGCAAATGGAGAAACAAAAAATAAGGCTGTGATAATCTATGTAACAATGTGGGGAAGTACAGAATCTATTGTTAAATTGATAGTTGAAACTTTAGCATCTGAGGGTATAGAAGTAGCTTTGCATAATCTTTTAATAGCAGATATTGGAGAAATAGCTAAAGATTTAGTAGATTCTAGAGCAATAATTTTAGGGGCTCCTGCAGTATTAGGTGGTGCACATCCTTTAGCAATATATGCTGCTTATTTGATTAGAGTTTTGCAACCATCTGCAAAATTTTGTGCTATTTTTAGCTCATATGGTTGGGGTGGAGGTGCAATAAGAAATCTTAAAGAAATAATCAGCCCTTTAAAAATTGAAATAATCGATACCTTGGAAATAAATGGACCGCTATCAAAAAATGATGAAATGAAAATTATTGAATTAAGCAAGAAAATTGCTGAAAAAATAAAAATGTAA
- a CDS encoding 50S ribosomal protein L16, which produces MKAKNYRNMERPYTRKEFIHGAPQPRISKYTMGTYKNDYEYLLELISKSDLQIRDVALESARVTMGKILSEKLGENYFLELKAHPHHVLRENKMIFGAHADRLQEGMRRAFGKPIGIAARVKKGEPVFNLRVYSSGLEIAKEALKLGSKKLPKDYAIKITKITPIEATTTEAQNQ; this is translated from the coding sequence ATGAAAGCTAAGAATTATAGAAATATGGAAAGGCCATATACTAGAAAAGAATTTATTCATGGTGCTCCTCAACCAAGAATATCTAAATATACAATGGGAACTTATAAAAATGATTACGAATATTTATTAGAACTTATTTCAAAAAGTGATTTACAAATAAGAGATGTAGCTTTAGAATCTGCTAGAGTTACTATGGGAAAAATTCTGAGTGAAAAACTTGGTGAAAATTATTTTTTAGAACTTAAAGCTCATCCTCATCATGTTCTTAGAGAAAATAAAATGATTTTTGGTGCTCATGCTGATAGATTACAAGAAGGTATGAGACGTGCCTTTGGAAAACCAATAGGAATTGCTGCAAGAGTTAAAAAGGGGGAACCAGTATTTAATTTGAGAGTATATAGTTCAGGTTTAGAAATTGCTAAAGAAGCTCTTAAATTAGGTAGTAAAAAATTACCTAAAGATTATGCAATAAAAATAACTAAGATTACTCCTATTGAAGCAACAACTACAGAAGCCCAGAATCAATAA
- a CDS encoding type II toxin-antitoxin system CcdA family antitoxin, producing the protein MSKYITVSTKVRKELKEEAEKLGIKISEVLRRALEEEVKKEKLKRLEKKLSDISNVLDKINMDNIVRGIREDRENR; encoded by the coding sequence ATGAGTAAGTATATTACGGTTTCCACAAAGGTAAGAAAAGAACTTAAGGAAGAAGCTGAAAAACTTGGTATAAAAATTTCTGAAGTTCTTAGACGTGCGCTTGAAGAAGAAGTTAAAAAAGAAAAGCTTAAGAGATTAGAGAAAAAGCTTAGCGATATTAGTAATGTGCTTGATAAAATTAACATGGATAATATTGTGAGAGGCATTAGAGAAGATAGGGAGAATAGATGA
- a CDS encoding NosD domain-containing protein → MKIKIHSTFLILMIIFSILLFNIKIAKSIEIYEPIYIKEDGSIEPSNAPIKTEDNITYVLTDNIKTKANGLIIERDNIILDGNGYTLEGNGSYTGILLKNKKNITIKNIKIKNFTWGILLYNSSNNIISENKILKNKYSIWLDVSSKNVIFGNEISENKEVGIHLLDSSNNIIFENEILGNKEIGIRLGFSSNSIVYKNKILKNNFGINFYFSFNNIVSKNEILENKEIDIYLESSSNNLIYYNKFRQIYLFNSINKWDNGSIGNYWSDYKGRDLNNDGIGDVPYIIDENNKDNYPLISPTMNFSKKTEYISSVTETIEATTSIFETTSIIEETEITKTIQTSKEVPKEKFEIEQYIIPIFLFIIVIIIALLLYYTLFKKRKI, encoded by the coding sequence ATGAAAATAAAAATACATTCAACATTCTTAATATTAATGATTATCTTCTCAATTCTATTATTCAATATAAAAATAGCTAAATCAATAGAAATTTATGAACCAATTTATATCAAAGAAGATGGATCGATAGAGCCATCAAATGCACCAATAAAAACAGAAGATAATATAACATACGTATTAACAGATAATATTAAAACAAAAGCTAATGGACTCATTATAGAAAGAGATAATATCATATTAGATGGGAATGGATATACATTAGAAGGAAATGGTAGTTACACTGGAATACTTCTAAAGAATAAAAAAAATATAACAATAAAAAATATTAAAATTAAAAACTTTACTTGGGGCATTCTTCTTTATAATTCTTCAAATAATATAATATCCGAAAATAAAATATTAAAAAATAAATATAGTATTTGGCTTGATGTATCCTCAAAAAATGTTATATTTGGAAATGAAATTTCAGAAAATAAGGAAGTGGGCATTCATCTTCTTGATTCTTCCAATAACATTATATTTGAAAATGAAATATTAGGAAATAAGGAAATAGGTATCCGTCTCGGATTTTCTTCAAACAGTATAGTATATAAAAATAAAATATTAAAAAATAATTTTGGTATCAATTTTTATTTCTCTTTCAATAATATTGTATCTAAAAATGAAATATTAGAAAATAAAGAAATAGATATTTATCTTGAATCTTCTTCAAACAACTTAATTTATTATAATAAATTTAGGCAAATTTACCTTTTTAATTCGATAAATAAATGGGATAATGGTTCTATAGGAAATTATTGGAGTGATTATAAAGGAAGAGATTTAAATAATGATGGAATAGGAGATGTACCATATATTATTGATGAAAATAATAAAGATAATTATCCATTAATTAGTCCTACGATGAATTTTTCAAAGAAAACTGAATATATATCAAGTGTAACTGAAACAATCGAAGCTACAACTTCAATTTTTGAAACAACTTCGATAATCGAAGAAACGGAAATAACAAAAACAATTCAAACATCTAAAGAAGTGCCTAAAGAAAAATTTGAAATTGAACAATATATTATTCCAATATTTTTATTTATTATTGTAATTATAATTGCTCTCTTATTATATTATACTCTTTTTAAGAAAAGAAAAATATGA
- a CDS encoding PEP/pyruvate-binding domain-containing protein encodes MSKKEVYIIKPEEITLECDEKLIGRRVFELKKIMDAGFNIPKGFVITSNAFKSFLEQSNDIKFKIENVLQNFPNIEEKELESKIEKIFNEIPYPFQIEKEIIESYKELSEKLRIVDAPVSIKIIFPSYEEEFFEKEEIIEIERKFQNIRGERDLLSCIKKIWSLALTKLFLKMEEEKDLEKISITLFIQKSIHAKSSGIITPFNPEDLDRSKILIESIWGLIDPLIFKEFKPDTFIIDKYKKEIVSKIISKKTIEYIFDPLGGGLIHKIFVPSIRQDAPSLSNEEILLIIDLALKAEEIFPSERLILWSLDKDLPIMYGLTIIDIWKPKLIIEAKPPEIIPEVIIEKEKEEVIEKEVEVTEEKKIELPMPKIEIIEKPFLATATKVFVILDAKNYSEFLLESFFDGFLIKGLLEDLEELLNIEEKESYVTKLIEKYKTIMEKNLFKQNIILIRLSSNENKEVNTLDLQLNIIYKIIEENRLKNINLLFLDKEVNKLNINKINSIKDKFLNKGINTKLFLEINSLASIFSINEIEKFFNGFLINGDSLIKETFEGLSCTESLNNSFINMINQIFSNINLNESQIFYLSDKDRFDLEFIKYLLNKGVNAFIVKPEILRHIKEYIYSIEQELLLRER; translated from the coding sequence ATGTCTAAAAAAGAAGTATATATAATAAAACCTGAGGAAATAACTTTAGAATGTGATGAAAAATTAATTGGTAGAAGAGTGTTTGAATTAAAAAAAATAATGGATGCAGGCTTTAATATTCCTAAAGGATTTGTTATTACATCTAATGCATTTAAATCTTTTTTAGAACAAAGTAATGATATTAAATTTAAAATAGAAAATGTTTTACAAAATTTTCCAAATATTGAAGAAAAAGAATTAGAATCTAAAATAGAAAAAATTTTTAATGAAATACCTTATCCTTTTCAAATTGAAAAAGAAATAATCGAATCTTATAAAGAATTATCTGAAAAATTAAGAATAGTAGATGCTCCTGTATCTATAAAAATAATTTTTCCATCATATGAGGAGGAATTTTTTGAAAAAGAGGAAATAATTGAGATTGAAAGAAAATTTCAAAATATACGTGGAGAAAGAGATTTACTTTCATGTATAAAAAAAATTTGGAGTTTAGCTTTAACTAAACTCTTTTTAAAAATGGAAGAAGAAAAAGATTTAGAAAAAATTTCTATTACATTATTTATTCAAAAATCCATACATGCAAAATCAAGTGGAATAATTACTCCATTCAATCCAGAAGATTTAGATAGATCAAAAATTTTAATTGAAAGCATATGGGGATTAATTGATCCTTTAATTTTTAAAGAATTTAAACCAGATACTTTCATTATTGATAAATATAAAAAAGAAATAGTTAGCAAAATAATTTCTAAAAAAACTATCGAGTATATCTTTGATCCTCTCGGAGGTGGATTAATACATAAAATTTTTGTTCCATCAATTCGTCAAGATGCTCCAAGCCTTTCTAATGAAGAAATTCTTTTAATAATTGATTTAGCTTTAAAAGCAGAAGAAATATTTCCATCAGAAAGATTGATATTATGGAGCTTAGATAAAGATTTGCCTATAATGTATGGTTTAACTATTATCGATATTTGGAAGCCTAAACTTATTATTGAAGCTAAACCTCCAGAAATAATCCCAGAAGTAATTATAGAAAAAGAAAAGGAAGAAGTTATTGAAAAAGAAGTAGAAGTTACTGAAGAAAAGAAAATAGAATTACCAATGCCAAAAATTGAAATTATTGAAAAGCCATTTTTAGCAACAGCTACAAAAGTTTTTGTGATATTGGATGCTAAGAATTATTCAGAATTTTTATTAGAATCATTTTTTGATGGATTTTTAATAAAAGGATTATTAGAAGATTTGGAAGAATTATTGAATATTGAAGAAAAAGAAAGTTATGTAACAAAATTAATAGAAAAATATAAAACTATTATGGAAAAAAATCTTTTTAAGCAAAATATTATTTTAATTCGTTTATCTTCAAATGAAAATAAAGAAGTAAACACTCTTGATCTTCAATTAAATATCATTTATAAAATTATTGAAGAAAATAGATTGAAAAATATTAATTTACTTTTCCTAGATAAAGAAGTAAATAAATTAAATATTAACAAAATAAATTCTATAAAAGATAAATTCCTAAATAAAGGAATAAATACTAAATTGTTTTTAGAAATAAATTCATTAGCATCAATTTTTTCAATTAATGAAATAGAAAAATTCTTTAATGGATTTTTGATAAATGGAGATTCGCTTATTAAAGAAACATTTGAAGGCCTTTCGTGCACAGAAAGTCTAAATAATTCATTCATAAATATGATAAACCAAATATTTTCAAATATTAATTTAAATGAAAGTCAAATATTTTACTTAAGTGATAAAGATAGATTTGATTTAGAGTTTATTAAATATCTTTTAAATAAAGGAGTTAATGCATTTATCGTAAAACCTGAAATATTAAGGCATATTAAAGAATACATTTACTCTATTGAGCAGGAGTTATTACTTAGAGAAAGATAA
- a CDS encoding transcription factor S, with translation MKFCPKCGKKLSIKKKNNENVLFCKKCGYEEGIKEVLVSTRKISSKEVIMETIKEETTPLPITSDVKCPVCGHNEAYWWTVQTRSADEPTTQFFRCVKCNHTWREYG, from the coding sequence ATGAAATTTTGCCCAAAATGTGGTAAAAAGCTTTCAATAAAAAAGAAAAATAATGAAAACGTATTATTTTGTAAAAAATGTGGCTATGAAGAAGGAATAAAAGAAGTACTGGTATCAACAAGAAAAATTTCTAGTAAAGAGGTAATTATGGAAACTATTAAAGAAGAAACTACACCTCTTCCTATAACTAGTGATGTTAAATGCCCAGTATGTGGACATAATGAAGCATATTGGTGGACAGTACAAACAAGAAGTGCAGATGAACCTACAACTCAATTCTTTAGATGTGTTAAATGTAATCATACATGGAGAGAATATGGGTAA
- a CDS encoding RpoL/Rpb11 RNA polymerase subunit family protein: protein MEIAIVKERNDYLELIVRDVGVSLIAALSEVTQKNEEVEYAGYRIEHPLKSDIRFIIKTKGKNLTARNILEESIKKMKEILNEISSLSEELEKRQ, encoded by the coding sequence ATGGAAATAGCTATAGTAAAAGAAAGAAATGATTACTTAGAATTAATAGTTAGAGATGTTGGCGTTTCATTAATAGCAGCTTTAAGTGAAGTAACTCAAAAAAATGAAGAAGTAGAATATGCAGGTTATAGAATAGAACATCCATTAAAAAGTGATATAAGATTTATAATAAAAACAAAAGGGAAAAATTTAACAGCAAGAAATATATTAGAAGAATCTATTAAAAAAATGAAAGAAATACTTAATGAAATTTCTTCATTAAGTGAAGAATTAGAAAAAAGGCAATAG